A portion of the Cololabis saira isolate AMF1-May2022 chromosome 17, fColSai1.1, whole genome shotgun sequence genome contains these proteins:
- the itsn1 gene encoding intersectin-1 isoform X2: MAQFPTTFTGPDVFLISVDERAKHDQQFLSLCPTAGGYITGDQAKNFFLQSGLPPPILAQIWALADMNSDGRMDIHEFSIAMKLIKLKLQGHPLPPALPPSMKQPPLPPQSSFGMPPLGPMPTSLPGVPPLPFPPLPVGVSPPLVSSAPPPLPQPIANGAPPTAMIPPISNFPHPAPAVNKSSSFNRSSTKLQKGPSFDAASAQVPPDWAVPQSSRLKYRQLFNSHDKMMSGHLTGPQARTILMQSSLPQTQLATIWSLSDIDQDGKLTAEEFILAMHLIDMAMSGLPLPPVLPPDYLPPTFRRVRSDSVQSDPKSVQEEPEEESESSQDKKLPAIIPTVSFEDKKRENFERGNLELEKRRQALQEQQRKEQERLAALEREEQERKERERLEQERRRQMELEKQLERQRELERQREEERRREIERRETAKRELERQRQLEWERQRRQELLTQRNREQESIVLLKARKKTLEFELEALNDKKSQLEGKLKDVRFRLSAQRREVEQTNMTRETRIAEITLLQQQLQDTQQWLGRLIPDKQILNDQLKQVQQNSLHRDSLSSLQKAVEQKESSKHQLKEQLDAVERETRAKLLEIDAFNTQLKSLCEFYANHCARIEALLRQLQEEERHQEQGQLQEFVSAVRVCLTRLDYVIKELREIHSRQQRQKQKELEGDTHSLTHTHSHMHTPSERKSAELQESGLSSEESVAWKDETGSSAPMPPSPAPISAPHAWLNRVTQEDEERKRKEMEQDEEGRKGVGSIEEKEGEGRGKKDVQEKLSKLFSQPADPWGAAGDKGHGPSLFDQKTPVTSFDQQQQPVKVVYYRALYPFDARSHDEISITPGDVIMVDESQTGEPGWLGGELRGRTGWFPANYAERIPDSEAPISLRSSASATPTPTQQPLSTPPPAPGHPATATTSTSSANSNWADFSTTWPSNTSSQSDSEGWDAWPTSSTNQNPSLSVPSAQLRQRSAFTPATMTTGSSPSPVLGQGEKVEGLQAQALYPWRAKKDNHLNFNKNEIITVLEQQDMWWLGELQNGQRGWFPKSYVKLISANMAPPVSAVARSKNNNESGISESPPNGKRPSPSPTKPTESGEEYMAMYTYESSEQGDLSFQQGDVVLVTRKEGDWWTGMVGGKTGVFPSNYVKPRDSALEALGPAGKTGSLGKKPEIAQVIAPYTATGAEQLTLAPGQLILIRKKNPGGWWEGELQARGKKRQIGWFPANYVKLLSPSTSKTTPTEPTPPKLAPANTALCQVIGMYDYVAQNDDELAFQKGQVITVINKDDCDWWKGELNGREGLFPSNYVKMTTDTDPSTQWCADLHLLDMLSPMERKRQGYIHELIVTEENYVNDLQLVTEIFHKPLLDVELLTEKEVAMIFVNWKELIMCNIKLLKALRVRKKMSGDRMPVKMIGDILTNQLPHMQPYIRFCSCQLNGATLIQQKTDDNPEIKDFLKRLAMDPRCKGMPLSSFLLKPMQRVTRYPLIIKNILENTPESHPDHSHLKAALEKAEELCSQVNEGVREKENSDRLEWIQAHVQCEGLSEQLVFNSVTNCLGPRKFLHSGKLFKAKSSKELYGFLFNDFLLLTQIPHLSQENQHSESKTVYFSQVTKPLGSSGSDKVFSSKTHLQYRMYKTPIFLNEVLVKLPTDPSGDEPLFHISHIDRVYTLRAESINERTAWVQKIKAASELFIETEKKKREKAYLVRSQRATGIGRLMVNIVEGIELKPCRSHGKSNPYCEVTMGSQCHITKTLQDTLNPKWNSNCQFFIKDLEQDVLCITVFERDQFSPDDFLGRTEIRLAEIKKDQGSKGPITKRLLLHEVPTGEIVVRLDLQLFEEP, encoded by the exons GGCTCTAGCCGATATGAACAGCGATGGCCGGATGGATATCCACGAGTTTTCCATCGCTATGAAATTAATCAAATTGAAGCTCCAGGGTCACCCTCTCCCCCCAGCACTTCCTCCCAGTATGAAACAACCTCCTTTACCCCCGCAGTCTAGCTTTG GAATGCCTCCTCTAGGACCCATGCCAACCTCTCTCCCAGGTGTGCCCCCgctccccttccctcccctccCCGTTGGGGTGTCTCCCCCCCTCGTCTCATCTGCACCACCTCCTCTTCCGCAGCCCATAGCTAATGGAGCTCCTCCGACagccatgataccacccatctCCAACTTCCCCCACCCAG CTCCTGCTGTCAACAAGTCCTCATCATTTAACCGTTCCAGCACCAAGCTGCAAAAGGGGCCATCGTTTGATGCTGCAAG TGCACAGGTTCCTCCAGATTGGGCAGTTCCTCAGTCCTCCAGGCTGAAGTACAGACAGCTGTTTAACTCGCATGACAAGATGATGAGTGGACACCTCACTG GTCCCCAGGCCCGAACTATCCTGATGCAGTCCAGTCTTCCTCAGACTCAGTTGGCAACAATATG GAGCCTGTCAGACATCGACCAGGATGGAAAACTAACAGCTGAGGAGTTTATCTTGGCTATGCACCTCATAGATATGGCTATGTCAGGGTTACCGCTGCCTCCTGTGTTACCGCCAGATTACCTTCCACCAACATTCAG GCGCGTGCGAAGCGATAGTGTTCAGTCGGATCCGAAGAGTGTCCAGGAGGAGCCGGAGGAGGAATCTGAGAGCAGCCAAGACAAGAAATTACCAG CCATTATCCCCACAGTGTCATTTGAGGATAAAAAGAGGGAGAATTTTGAACGAGGAAACCTGGAGTTGGAAAAGCGGCGTCAGGCTCTGCAGGAGCAGcagaggaaagagcaggagaggCTGGCTGCGCTGGAGAGAGAGGAACAGGAGCGGAAG GAGCGTGAGCGTCTGGAGCAAGAAAGGAGGCGGCAGATGGAACTTGAAAAACAACTGGAGAGACAAAGAGAgctggagagacagagagaagaagagagacGCAGAGAGATAGAGAGGAGAGAG ACTGCGAAACGCGAACTGGAACGCCAGCGTCAGTTGGAGTGGGAGCGGCAGCGGCGCCAGGAGCTTCTGACTCAACGAAACAGAGAACAGGAGAGTATAGTGCTGCTCAAAGCCAGGAAGAAAACACTGGAGTTTGAACTGGAAGCTCTG AATGACAAGAAGAGCCAGCTGGAGGGTAAACTGAAAGATGTTCGGTTTCGTCTGTCAGCTCAGCGGAGAGAGGTGGAGCAGACCAACATGACCAGAGAAACGCGCATCGCTGAGATTACACTGCTACAACAGCAGCTGCAG GACACTCAGCAGTGGTTGGGGAGGCTGATTCCTGATAAACAGATTCTCAACGACCAGTTGAAGCAGGTCCAGCAGAACAGTCTGCACC GCGACAGTCTGTCGTCCCTGCAGAAGGCCGTTGAGCAGAAAGAGAGCAGCAAACATCAGCTCAAAGAGCAGCTGGATGCCGTGGAGAGAGAAACCAGGGCCAAACTACTGGAAATAGATGCTTTCAACACGCAACTGAAG TCTCTGTGTGAGTTCTATGCCAACCACTGTGCCAGGATAGAGGCCCTGCTGCGCCAGCttcaggaggaggagagg CATCAGGAGCAGGGACAGCTGCAGGAGTTTGTGTCTGCCGTCAGAGTGTGTCTGACTCGGCTAGACTACGTTATAAAG GAGCTGCGGGAGATCCACAGCCGGCAGCAGAGACAGAAACAGAAGGAGCTGGAGGGCGACACACactcactgacacacacacactctcacatgcACACCCCAAGTGAGAGAAAGTCTGCTGAGCTGCAGGAGAGCGG ACTGTCGTCAGAGGAAAGTGTCGCCTGGAAGGATGAAACGGGAAGCTCTGCACCCATGCCGCCGAGCCCCGCTCCCATTTCTGCGCCGCATGCCTGGCTAAACAGAGTCACTCAGGAAGACGAGGAGAGGAAAAGGAAAGAGATGGAACAGGACGAAGAGGGCAGGAAGGGAGTGGGATCAATAGAAGAGAAGGAGGGCGAGGGCAGAGGGAAGAAGGATGTGCAAGAGAAGCTGAGCAAGCTGTTCAGCCAGCCAGCTGACCCCTGGGGCGCAGCAG GAGATAAGGGTCACGGTCCCAGTCTGTTTGACCAGAAAACCCCGGTCACCAGCTtcgaccagcagcagcagccagttAAAGTGGTCTACTACAGGGCTCTCTATCCATTTGATGCTCGCAGCCATGATGAGATCAGTATCACCCCTGGAGATGTTATCATG GTGGACGAGTCTCAGACAGGTGAGCCCGGTTGGCTGGGAGGAGAGCTGCGGGGCCGGACCGGCTGGTTTCCAGCCAACTACGCCGAACGGATCCCCGACAGCGAAGCTCCAATcagcctccgctcctccgcctcggccacCCCCACCCCGACCCAGCAGCCCCTGAGCACGCCCCCCCCAGCGCCCGGACACCCCGCCACCGCCACCACCTCCACATCATCAGCCAACAGCAACTGGGCCGACTTCAGCACCAC TTGGCCCTCAAACACATCTAGCCAATCAGACAGTGAGGGATGGGACGCGTGGCCGACCtcttcaaccaatcagaatccaTCTCTCAGTGTCCCTTCAGCGCAGCTAAGGCAACGCTCCGCCTTCACTCCCGCCACCATGACAACAGGCTCCTCTCCATCTCCAGTACTAGGACAG GGAGAGAAGGTGGAGGGTCTCCAGGCTCAGGCTTTGTATCCCTGGAGAGCAAAGAAAGACAACCACCTCAACTTCAACAAAAACGAG ATAATAACGGTGTTGGAGCAGCAGGACATGTGGTGGTTGGGTGAACTTCAGAACGGTCAAAGAGGCTGGTTCCCCAAAAGTTACGTCAAGCTCATCTCAGCCAACATGGCGCCCCCCGTCAGCGCCGTCGCACGCAGCAAAAACAACAA tgaatCTGGAATATCAGAGAGCCCACCCAACGGAAAACGTCCATCCCCTTCACCGACAAAACCCACAGAGTCTGGAGAAG AATACATGGCCATGTACACGTATGAGAGCAGTGAGCAGGGGGACCTGAGCTTCCAGCAGGGAGATGTTGTTCTGGTCACCAGGAAAGAAGGGGACTGGTGGACGGGCATGGTCGGGGGCAAAACTGGAGTCTTTCCATCCAACTACGTCAAACCCCGGGACTCGGCCTTGGAG GCTCTGGGACCAGCAGGGAAGACGGGCAGCCTCGGGAAGAAACCTG AGATTGCGCAGGTGATCGCGCCCTACACGGCGACGGGAGCAGAGCAGCTGACGCTGGCTCCTGGACAGCTCATCCTcatcaggaaaaaaaaccctGGGGGCTGGTGGGAGGGCGAGCTGCAG GCTCGAGGGAAAAAGCGTCAGATAGGTTGGTTTCCAGCCAATTATGTGAAGCTGCTGAGTCCCAGCACCAGCAAAACGACTCCCACGGAGCCCACACCTCCTAAACTGGCTCCTGCCAACACAG CTCTGTGTCAGGTGATCGGGATGTACGACTATGTGGCTCAGAACGACGACGAGCTGGCTTTCCAAAAGGGTCAGGTGATCACAGTGATCAACAAGGACGACTGTGATTGGTGGAAAGGAGAACTGAACGGGAGGGAGGGTCTGTTCCCCAGCAACTACGTCAAAATGACCACAGACACGGACCCGAGCACGCAGT GGTGCGCCGACCTCCACCTGCTGGACATGCTGAGCCCCATGGAGAGGAAGAGGCAGGGCTACATCCACGAGCTGATCGTCACCGAGGAAAACTACGTCAACGATCTGCAGCTCGTCACAGAG ATCTTTCACAAGCCTCTGTTGGACGTTGAGTTGCTGACTGAGAAGGAGGTGGCCATGATCTTTGTCAACTGGAAGGAGCTCATCATGTGCAACATCAAGCTGCTCAA GGCTCTGAGGGTGAGGAAGAAGATGTCGGGGGATCGGATGCCTGTGAAGATGATCGGGGACATCCTGACCAACCAGCTGCCCCACATGCAGCCGTACATCAG ATTCTGTTCGTGTCAGCTGAACGGCGCCACGCTGATTCAGCAGAAGACAGACGACAACCCCGAGATCAAAGACTTCCTCAAG AGGTTGGCCATGGATCCCAGGTGCAAGGGCATGCCGCTGTCCAGCTTCCTGCTCAAACCCATGCAGAGAGTCACGCGCTACCCTCTCATCATCAAAAAC ATCCTGGAAAACACCCCCGAGTCCCACCCCGACCACAGCCACCTGAAGGCTGCTCTGGAGAAGGCTGAGGAGCTGTGCTCGCAG GTGAACGAGGGCGTCAGGGAAAAGGAAAACTCGGACCGCTTGGAGTGGATCCAGGCTCACGTCCAGTGTGAGGGCTTGTCGGAG CAACTGGTGTTTAACTCGGTCACCAACTGTCTGGGCCCCAGGAAGTTCCTCCACAGTGGGAAGCTGTTTAAAGCCAAGAGCAGCAAGGAGCTGTACGGGTTTCTGTTCAACGACTTCCTGCTGCTGACTCAG ATTCCTCACCTGTCCCAAGAAAATCAGCACAGTGAAAGTAAAACTGTTTACTTCTCACAGGTGACCAAACCCCTGGGCTCGTCGGGGTCCGACAAAGTGTTCTCGTCCAAAACGCACCTGCAGTACCGCATGTACAAGACG CCGATCTTCTTAAACGAGGTGCTAGTGAAGCTGCCAACGGACCCGTCGGGGGACGAGCCGCTCTTCCACATCTCTCACATAGACAGAGTTTACACGCTCAGAGCTGAGAGCATCAATGAAAG GACAGCGTGGGTTCAGAAGATTAAGGCGGCCTCAGAGCTCTTCATCGAgacggagaagaagaagagggagaaggcGTATCTAG TTCGCTCTCAGAGGGCCACCGGTATCGGGAGGCTGATGGTCAATATCGTGGAGGGGATTGAGCTGAAACCCTGTCGTTCCCACG gaAAGAGTAACCCGTACTGTGAAGTGACCATGGGTTCCCAGTGCCATATCACAAAAACATTACAG GACACACTGAATCCCAAGTGGAACTCCAATTGTCAGTTTTTTATTAAGGACCTTGAGCAGGACGTCCTGTGTATCACTGTGTTTGAGCGAGACCAGTTCTCCCCTGACG ATTTCCTGGGCAGGACGGAGATCCGGCTGGCAGAAATCAAGAAGGATCAGGGCTCTAAAGGACCGATCACCAAGAGGCTGCTGCTGCACGAGGTTCCCACGGGGGAGATCGTGGTCCGACTGGACCTGCAGCTGTTTGAGGAGCCGTGA
- the itsn1 gene encoding intersectin-1 isoform X4, whose product MAQFPTTFTGPDVFLISVDERAKHDQQFLSLCPTAGGYITGDQAKNFFLQSGLPPPILAQIWALADMNSDGRMDIHEFSIAMKLIKLKLQGHPLPPALPPSMKQPPLPPQSSFGMPPLGPMPTSLPGVPPLPFPPLPVGVSPPLVSSAPPPLPQPIANGAPPTAMIPPISNFPHPAPAVNKSSSFNRSSTKLQKGPSFDAASAQVPPDWAVPQSSRLKYRQLFNSHDKMMSGHLTGPQARTILMQSSLPQTQLATIWSLSDIDQDGKLTAEEFILAMHLIDMAMSGLPLPPVLPPDYLPPTFRRVRSDSVQSDPKSVQEEPEEESESSQDKKLPAIIPTVSFEDKKRENFERGNLELEKRRQALQEQQRKEQERLAALEREEQERKERERLEQERRRQMELEKQLERQRELERQREEERRREIERRETAKRELERQRQLEWERQRRQELLTQRNREQESIVLLKARKKTLEFELEALNDKKSQLEGKLKDVRFRLSAQRREVEQTNMTRETRIAEITLLQQQLQDTQQWLGRLIPDKQILNDQLKQVQQNSLHRDSLSSLQKAVEQKESSKHQLKEQLDAVERETRAKLLEIDAFNTQLKSLCEFYANHCARIEALLRQLQEEERHQEQGQLQEFVSAVRVCLTRLDYVIKELREIHSRQQRQKQKELEGDTHSLTHTHSHMHTPSERKSAELQESGLSSEESVAWKDETGSSAPMPPSPAPISAPHAWLNRVTQEDEERKRKEMEQDEEGRKGVGSIEEKEGEGRGKKDVQEKLSKLFSQPADPWGAAGDKGHGPSLFDQKTPVTSFDQQQQPVKVVYYRALYPFDARSHDEISITPGDVIMVKGEWVDESQTGEPGWLGGELRGRTGWFPANYAERIPDSEAPISLRSSASATPTPTQQPLSTPPPAPGHPATATTSTSSANSNWADFSTTWPSNTSSQSDSEGWDAWPTSSTNQNPSLSVPSAQLRQRSAFTPATMTTGSSPSPVLGQGEKVEGLQAQALYPWRAKKDNHLNFNKNEIITVLEQQDMWWLGELQNGQRGWFPKSYVKLISANMAPPVSAVARSKNNNESGISESPPNGKRPSPSPTKPTESGEEYMAMYTYESSEQGDLSFQQGDVVLVTRKEGDWWTGMVGGKTGVFPSNYVKPRDSALEALGPAGKTGSLGKKPEIAQVIAPYTATGAEQLTLAPGQLILIRKKNPGGWWEGELQARGKKRQIGWFPANYVKLLSPSTSKTTPTEPTPPKLAPANTALCQVIGMYDYVAQNDDELAFQKGQVITVINKDDCDWWKGELNGREGLFPSNYVKMTTDTDPSTQWCADLHLLDMLSPMERKRQGYIHELIVTEENYVNDLQLVTEIFHKPLLDVELLTEKEVAMIFVNWKELIMCNIKLLKALRVRKKMSGDRMPVKMIGDILTNQLPHMQPYIRFCSCQLNGATLIQQKTDDNPEIKDFLKRLAMDPRCKGMPLSSFLLKPMQRVTRYPLIIKNILENTPESHPDHSHLKAALEKAEELCSQVNEGVREKENSDRLEWIQAHVQCEGLSEQLVFNSVTNCLGPRKFLHSGKLFKAKSSKELYGFLFNDFLLLTQVTKPLGSSGSDKVFSSKTHLQYRMYKTPIFLNEVLVKLPTDPSGDEPLFHISHIDRVYTLRAESINERTAWVQKIKAASELFIETEKKKREKAYLVRSQRATGIGRLMVNIVEGIELKPCRSHGKSNPYCEVTMGSQCHITKTLQDTLNPKWNSNCQFFIKDLEQDVLCITVFERDQFSPDDFLGRTEIRLAEIKKDQGSKGPITKRLLLHEVPTGEIVVRLDLQLFEEP is encoded by the exons GGCTCTAGCCGATATGAACAGCGATGGCCGGATGGATATCCACGAGTTTTCCATCGCTATGAAATTAATCAAATTGAAGCTCCAGGGTCACCCTCTCCCCCCAGCACTTCCTCCCAGTATGAAACAACCTCCTTTACCCCCGCAGTCTAGCTTTG GAATGCCTCCTCTAGGACCCATGCCAACCTCTCTCCCAGGTGTGCCCCCgctccccttccctcccctccCCGTTGGGGTGTCTCCCCCCCTCGTCTCATCTGCACCACCTCCTCTTCCGCAGCCCATAGCTAATGGAGCTCCTCCGACagccatgataccacccatctCCAACTTCCCCCACCCAG CTCCTGCTGTCAACAAGTCCTCATCATTTAACCGTTCCAGCACCAAGCTGCAAAAGGGGCCATCGTTTGATGCTGCAAG TGCACAGGTTCCTCCAGATTGGGCAGTTCCTCAGTCCTCCAGGCTGAAGTACAGACAGCTGTTTAACTCGCATGACAAGATGATGAGTGGACACCTCACTG GTCCCCAGGCCCGAACTATCCTGATGCAGTCCAGTCTTCCTCAGACTCAGTTGGCAACAATATG GAGCCTGTCAGACATCGACCAGGATGGAAAACTAACAGCTGAGGAGTTTATCTTGGCTATGCACCTCATAGATATGGCTATGTCAGGGTTACCGCTGCCTCCTGTGTTACCGCCAGATTACCTTCCACCAACATTCAG GCGCGTGCGAAGCGATAGTGTTCAGTCGGATCCGAAGAGTGTCCAGGAGGAGCCGGAGGAGGAATCTGAGAGCAGCCAAGACAAGAAATTACCAG CCATTATCCCCACAGTGTCATTTGAGGATAAAAAGAGGGAGAATTTTGAACGAGGAAACCTGGAGTTGGAAAAGCGGCGTCAGGCTCTGCAGGAGCAGcagaggaaagagcaggagaggCTGGCTGCGCTGGAGAGAGAGGAACAGGAGCGGAAG GAGCGTGAGCGTCTGGAGCAAGAAAGGAGGCGGCAGATGGAACTTGAAAAACAACTGGAGAGACAAAGAGAgctggagagacagagagaagaagagagacGCAGAGAGATAGAGAGGAGAGAG ACTGCGAAACGCGAACTGGAACGCCAGCGTCAGTTGGAGTGGGAGCGGCAGCGGCGCCAGGAGCTTCTGACTCAACGAAACAGAGAACAGGAGAGTATAGTGCTGCTCAAAGCCAGGAAGAAAACACTGGAGTTTGAACTGGAAGCTCTG AATGACAAGAAGAGCCAGCTGGAGGGTAAACTGAAAGATGTTCGGTTTCGTCTGTCAGCTCAGCGGAGAGAGGTGGAGCAGACCAACATGACCAGAGAAACGCGCATCGCTGAGATTACACTGCTACAACAGCAGCTGCAG GACACTCAGCAGTGGTTGGGGAGGCTGATTCCTGATAAACAGATTCTCAACGACCAGTTGAAGCAGGTCCAGCAGAACAGTCTGCACC GCGACAGTCTGTCGTCCCTGCAGAAGGCCGTTGAGCAGAAAGAGAGCAGCAAACATCAGCTCAAAGAGCAGCTGGATGCCGTGGAGAGAGAAACCAGGGCCAAACTACTGGAAATAGATGCTTTCAACACGCAACTGAAG TCTCTGTGTGAGTTCTATGCCAACCACTGTGCCAGGATAGAGGCCCTGCTGCGCCAGCttcaggaggaggagagg CATCAGGAGCAGGGACAGCTGCAGGAGTTTGTGTCTGCCGTCAGAGTGTGTCTGACTCGGCTAGACTACGTTATAAAG GAGCTGCGGGAGATCCACAGCCGGCAGCAGAGACAGAAACAGAAGGAGCTGGAGGGCGACACACactcactgacacacacacactctcacatgcACACCCCAAGTGAGAGAAAGTCTGCTGAGCTGCAGGAGAGCGG ACTGTCGTCAGAGGAAAGTGTCGCCTGGAAGGATGAAACGGGAAGCTCTGCACCCATGCCGCCGAGCCCCGCTCCCATTTCTGCGCCGCATGCCTGGCTAAACAGAGTCACTCAGGAAGACGAGGAGAGGAAAAGGAAAGAGATGGAACAGGACGAAGAGGGCAGGAAGGGAGTGGGATCAATAGAAGAGAAGGAGGGCGAGGGCAGAGGGAAGAAGGATGTGCAAGAGAAGCTGAGCAAGCTGTTCAGCCAGCCAGCTGACCCCTGGGGCGCAGCAG GAGATAAGGGTCACGGTCCCAGTCTGTTTGACCAGAAAACCCCGGTCACCAGCTtcgaccagcagcagcagccagttAAAGTGGTCTACTACAGGGCTCTCTATCCATTTGATGCTCGCAGCCATGATGAGATCAGTATCACCCCTGGAGATGTTATCATG GTGAAGGGGGAATGG GTGGACGAGTCTCAGACAGGTGAGCCCGGTTGGCTGGGAGGAGAGCTGCGGGGCCGGACCGGCTGGTTTCCAGCCAACTACGCCGAACGGATCCCCGACAGCGAAGCTCCAATcagcctccgctcctccgcctcggccacCCCCACCCCGACCCAGCAGCCCCTGAGCACGCCCCCCCCAGCGCCCGGACACCCCGCCACCGCCACCACCTCCACATCATCAGCCAACAGCAACTGGGCCGACTTCAGCACCAC TTGGCCCTCAAACACATCTAGCCAATCAGACAGTGAGGGATGGGACGCGTGGCCGACCtcttcaaccaatcagaatccaTCTCTCAGTGTCCCTTCAGCGCAGCTAAGGCAACGCTCCGCCTTCACTCCCGCCACCATGACAACAGGCTCCTCTCCATCTCCAGTACTAGGACAG GGAGAGAAGGTGGAGGGTCTCCAGGCTCAGGCTTTGTATCCCTGGAGAGCAAAGAAAGACAACCACCTCAACTTCAACAAAAACGAG ATAATAACGGTGTTGGAGCAGCAGGACATGTGGTGGTTGGGTGAACTTCAGAACGGTCAAAGAGGCTGGTTCCCCAAAAGTTACGTCAAGCTCATCTCAGCCAACATGGCGCCCCCCGTCAGCGCCGTCGCACGCAGCAAAAACAACAA tgaatCTGGAATATCAGAGAGCCCACCCAACGGAAAACGTCCATCCCCTTCACCGACAAAACCCACAGAGTCTGGAGAAG AATACATGGCCATGTACACGTATGAGAGCAGTGAGCAGGGGGACCTGAGCTTCCAGCAGGGAGATGTTGTTCTGGTCACCAGGAAAGAAGGGGACTGGTGGACGGGCATGGTCGGGGGCAAAACTGGAGTCTTTCCATCCAACTACGTCAAACCCCGGGACTCGGCCTTGGAG GCTCTGGGACCAGCAGGGAAGACGGGCAGCCTCGGGAAGAAACCTG AGATTGCGCAGGTGATCGCGCCCTACACGGCGACGGGAGCAGAGCAGCTGACGCTGGCTCCTGGACAGCTCATCCTcatcaggaaaaaaaaccctGGGGGCTGGTGGGAGGGCGAGCTGCAG GCTCGAGGGAAAAAGCGTCAGATAGGTTGGTTTCCAGCCAATTATGTGAAGCTGCTGAGTCCCAGCACCAGCAAAACGACTCCCACGGAGCCCACACCTCCTAAACTGGCTCCTGCCAACACAG CTCTGTGTCAGGTGATCGGGATGTACGACTATGTGGCTCAGAACGACGACGAGCTGGCTTTCCAAAAGGGTCAGGTGATCACAGTGATCAACAAGGACGACTGTGATTGGTGGAAAGGAGAACTGAACGGGAGGGAGGGTCTGTTCCCCAGCAACTACGTCAAAATGACCACAGACACGGACCCGAGCACGCAGT GGTGCGCCGACCTCCACCTGCTGGACATGCTGAGCCCCATGGAGAGGAAGAGGCAGGGCTACATCCACGAGCTGATCGTCACCGAGGAAAACTACGTCAACGATCTGCAGCTCGTCACAGAG ATCTTTCACAAGCCTCTGTTGGACGTTGAGTTGCTGACTGAGAAGGAGGTGGCCATGATCTTTGTCAACTGGAAGGAGCTCATCATGTGCAACATCAAGCTGCTCAA GGCTCTGAGGGTGAGGAAGAAGATGTCGGGGGATCGGATGCCTGTGAAGATGATCGGGGACATCCTGACCAACCAGCTGCCCCACATGCAGCCGTACATCAG ATTCTGTTCGTGTCAGCTGAACGGCGCCACGCTGATTCAGCAGAAGACAGACGACAACCCCGAGATCAAAGACTTCCTCAAG AGGTTGGCCATGGATCCCAGGTGCAAGGGCATGCCGCTGTCCAGCTTCCTGCTCAAACCCATGCAGAGAGTCACGCGCTACCCTCTCATCATCAAAAAC ATCCTGGAAAACACCCCCGAGTCCCACCCCGACCACAGCCACCTGAAGGCTGCTCTGGAGAAGGCTGAGGAGCTGTGCTCGCAG GTGAACGAGGGCGTCAGGGAAAAGGAAAACTCGGACCGCTTGGAGTGGATCCAGGCTCACGTCCAGTGTGAGGGCTTGTCGGAG CAACTGGTGTTTAACTCGGTCACCAACTGTCTGGGCCCCAGGAAGTTCCTCCACAGTGGGAAGCTGTTTAAAGCCAAGAGCAGCAAGGAGCTGTACGGGTTTCTGTTCAACGACTTCCTGCTGCTGACTCAG GTGACCAAACCCCTGGGCTCGTCGGGGTCCGACAAAGTGTTCTCGTCCAAAACGCACCTGCAGTACCGCATGTACAAGACG CCGATCTTCTTAAACGAGGTGCTAGTGAAGCTGCCAACGGACCCGTCGGGGGACGAGCCGCTCTTCCACATCTCTCACATAGACAGAGTTTACACGCTCAGAGCTGAGAGCATCAATGAAAG GACAGCGTGGGTTCAGAAGATTAAGGCGGCCTCAGAGCTCTTCATCGAgacggagaagaagaagagggagaaggcGTATCTAG TTCGCTCTCAGAGGGCCACCGGTATCGGGAGGCTGATGGTCAATATCGTGGAGGGGATTGAGCTGAAACCCTGTCGTTCCCACG gaAAGAGTAACCCGTACTGTGAAGTGACCATGGGTTCCCAGTGCCATATCACAAAAACATTACAG GACACACTGAATCCCAAGTGGAACTCCAATTGTCAGTTTTTTATTAAGGACCTTGAGCAGGACGTCCTGTGTATCACTGTGTTTGAGCGAGACCAGTTCTCCCCTGACG ATTTCCTGGGCAGGACGGAGATCCGGCTGGCAGAAATCAAGAAGGATCAGGGCTCTAAAGGACCGATCACCAAGAGGCTGCTGCTGCACGAGGTTCCCACGGGGGAGATCGTGGTCCGACTGGACCTGCAGCTGTTTGAGGAGCCGTGA